In the Paenibacillus pabuli genome, one interval contains:
- a CDS encoding FecCD family ABC transporter permease: MFLSAIAILLISLFVSISLGAKSLTLETVWDAIFQYNPALTPHQIIHELRLPRVIAAAVVGAAFAVAGALMQGITRNPLADTGVLGINAGATFMVALSFAMWPGLSYAWLMGLSFAGAVLSTVFIFLLGSAAPGGLTSMRLTVAGAVIAAMLSSLSTGVAIYFDLSQDLAFWYAGGFGGIEWRHLRLIVPVLLTTLLLTMPLARRVSLMSLGEEVAMGLGINIRLTRLLALTAVVVLAGVSVSAVGSIGFVGLVIPHISRKLVGVHYRLIIPMSSLLGAILLVLADLGSRIVNPPEELAVGIMVAFVGVPFFLYLARKERRAL; the protein is encoded by the coding sequence ATGTTTTTGTCAGCCATCGCCATTCTGCTGATTAGCCTGTTTGTCTCCATTTCGCTTGGTGCCAAATCATTAACACTCGAAACCGTATGGGATGCCATATTTCAGTACAACCCTGCTCTGACCCCGCATCAGATCATTCATGAACTCCGCCTTCCCCGCGTTATTGCTGCCGCTGTTGTTGGCGCAGCCTTTGCGGTTGCAGGAGCACTTATGCAGGGAATTACACGCAATCCGCTGGCGGATACGGGAGTACTGGGCATCAACGCAGGTGCCACCTTCATGGTGGCGTTGAGCTTTGCCATGTGGCCGGGACTGTCTTATGCCTGGCTCATGGGCCTTTCATTTGCTGGTGCCGTGCTGAGCACCGTATTTATTTTCCTGCTCGGATCGGCGGCGCCAGGGGGTCTGACATCGATGCGGTTGACGGTTGCAGGTGCTGTCATTGCCGCCATGCTAAGCTCGCTCAGCACAGGTGTCGCAATTTATTTTGACCTGAGTCAGGATCTCGCTTTTTGGTATGCCGGCGGCTTTGGCGGCATTGAGTGGCGGCATCTTAGACTCATTGTTCCTGTGCTTCTGACCACGTTGCTGCTGACCATGCCTCTTGCCCGGCGAGTATCACTCATGTCGCTCGGAGAGGAAGTTGCGATGGGCCTGGGGATTAATATTCGATTGACCCGTTTGCTGGCACTGACGGCTGTGGTCGTACTCGCAGGCGTGTCCGTTTCCGCCGTTGGCTCAATCGGGTTCGTCGGTCTAGTCATTCCGCATATTTCCCGCAAGCTCGTCGGTGTCCATTATCGTCTGATCATCCCCATGTCCTCCCTGCTCGGAGCCATCCTTCTGGTATTGGCTGACCTGGGCTCACGCATCGTGAATCCTCCGGAGGAACTGGCGGTAGGCATCATGGTTGCTTTTGTCGGTGTACCGTTCTTCCTCTATCTGGCCCGCAAGGAAAGGAGGGCATTGTAA
- a CDS encoding FecCD family ABC transporter permease, with product MRSNVPSRGKRSIAVSVTLLCIAFAVIAISLNTGTIRLSPIAVLHTLLGNGSPDDQIVLFDYRLPRILITVLAGAGLGISGAALQGITRNPLADPGILGLHAGAALGLMVFVSLSYSMDGSIALLIPLFSFAGGVISALIIMLLAYDRHNGVSPIKLILVGIAVAAGFHALTMYLSLRLDEDTYSFAARWLAGSVWGRDWVHVQALLPWVAVCVPYIWSRSKTLDAFGLGDAAATGIGTPVRSQRIWLLLCTVALSAVSVSMAGGIGFIGLAAPHLARRLVGPMHRHLIPAAGLIGMVILVTADTIGRTIFQPNAIPAGIVVAAIGAPYFLYLLVRTK from the coding sequence ATGAGATCCAATGTGCCTTCACGAGGGAAACGATCCATCGCAGTCAGCGTTACGCTGCTCTGTATTGCATTCGCGGTAATCGCGATCAGCCTGAATACGGGGACGATTCGTCTCTCTCCGATCGCTGTACTGCACACCCTTCTGGGCAATGGGAGTCCGGACGATCAGATTGTGTTGTTCGATTACCGTTTGCCTCGCATACTCATTACCGTCCTGGCTGGGGCAGGACTCGGCATCTCGGGAGCGGCCCTGCAAGGCATTACACGCAATCCGCTTGCCGATCCCGGCATTCTTGGTCTTCATGCAGGAGCAGCGCTCGGATTGATGGTCTTCGTAAGTCTGTCCTATTCGATGGACGGCTCGATTGCCCTGTTGATCCCCTTGTTTTCTTTTGCAGGCGGAGTCATCTCGGCACTGATCATTATGCTGCTCGCTTATGACCGGCATAACGGGGTTTCTCCCATCAAGCTGATCCTTGTCGGTATCGCTGTCGCCGCAGGGTTCCATGCGCTAACGATGTATCTGTCCCTGCGTCTGGATGAAGACACCTATTCCTTCGCTGCACGCTGGCTGGCCGGCAGTGTATGGGGACGGGACTGGGTTCATGTGCAGGCTCTGCTTCCGTGGGTAGCTGTCTGTGTTCCTTACATTTGGAGCCGTTCCAAAACACTGGACGCTTTCGGTCTCGGAGATGCAGCCGCTACGGGTATCGGCACACCTGTCAGGTCCCAGCGCATATGGCTTCTTCTATGTACTGTGGCGCTATCAGCCGTAAGTGTATCCATGGCCGGAGGCATTGGCTTCATCGGGCTGGCCGCGCCGCATCTCGCCCGCCGACTTGTCGGTCCGATGCATCGCCACCTGATTCCGGCGGCCGGTCTTATTGGCATGGTCATCCTGGTTACTGCGGATACGATTGGACGAACGATTTTCCAACCGAACGCTATCCCCGCAGGCATTGTGGTGGCTGCCATTGGTGCACCCTACTTCTTATATCTGCTGGTGAGAACCAAATGA
- a CDS encoding macro domain-containing protein: MQFREIQQDLFAMDEAYTLAHCISADARMGAGIAVQFRERFGLEVLQEQAKQEALEIGRCYPVGRTLNLVTKAKFSNKPTYLSFTRAVESMRDVCKEQGINKLAMPQIGCGLDRLKWDKVSGIIQDTFADTDVEIVVCTL; this comes from the coding sequence ATGCAATTTCGTGAGATTCAACAGGATTTATTTGCAATGGATGAAGCTTATACGCTCGCTCATTGTATTTCCGCTGATGCCCGCATGGGGGCGGGAATTGCAGTACAGTTTCGGGAAAGATTTGGGCTTGAGGTTCTACAGGAACAGGCGAAGCAGGAAGCGCTTGAGATTGGACGATGTTACCCGGTAGGACGTACGTTGAATCTGGTAACCAAGGCGAAGTTTTCGAACAAACCAACCTATCTGTCGTTTACCCGTGCGGTGGAATCGATGCGTGACGTCTGTAAAGAACAAGGAATCAACAAGCTGGCCATGCCACAGATTGGTTGCGGGCTCGACAGACTGAAATGGGACAAAGTAAGCGGCATTATTCAGGATACGTTTGCTGACACGGATGTTGAAATTGTCGTTTGTACCCTATGA
- a CDS encoding NADAR family protein — MERFTFFWRTASPFSQWHPADFTVNGIGYTSAEQYMMHQKALLFGDQTIADKILNSSSASVQKKLGRQVAGFDQKVWEADCKRIVYEGNQAKFTQNDDLLAALLATRGTTLVEASPNDRIWGVGLAEEDPRIRNRRTWRGTNWLGEILTRLRDEIGSDSNEFKPSHEE, encoded by the coding sequence ATGGAGAGGTTTACTTTTTTCTGGCGCACCGCATCACCCTTTTCCCAGTGGCATCCGGCTGATTTCACGGTGAACGGAATCGGTTATACGAGTGCCGAACAGTACATGATGCATCAGAAGGCCCTGCTGTTTGGCGATCAAACCATTGCGGACAAGATCTTGAACTCCAGTTCAGCTTCCGTACAAAAAAAGCTCGGCAGACAGGTTGCCGGGTTTGACCAGAAGGTATGGGAAGCGGACTGTAAACGCATTGTCTATGAAGGCAATCAGGCCAAATTTACACAAAATGATGACCTGCTTGCCGCCTTGCTCGCCACGCGTGGAACGACTCTTGTGGAAGCGAGCCCGAATGACCGGATCTGGGGCGTTGGGCTGGCAGAGGAAGACCCGCGTATCCGCAACCGCAGAACATGGCGGGGAACCAACTGGCTCGGTGAAATTCTGACCCGGCTAAGAGATGAGATAGGAAGTGATTCGAATGAATTCAAACCATCACACGAAGAATAA
- a CDS encoding NUDIX hydrolase, producing the protein MTNEGNPDGRSMDHLNHVNISEQQFLETYDAGDYDRPSVTVDMLVFTIRSEAQSNYRKLAEPALQLLLIRRGGHPYMGKWALPGGFVSMQESLEDAARRELVTETGLVDIYLEQLYTWGDVHRDPRTRVISCSYMALVDSSELELEAGDDASDADWFRVEQRLLEEERHIHERGRTTERRVQLTLSNGTEELSAVIEVKEAVEASVRSSSMTVTEVEGIAFDHAKIMYYALERLRSKVEYTDIAFNLMPETFTLTALQKVYEIISGKKLLAAAFRRKIADWVIETGEFTGNAGHRPSRLYRLNPERMTT; encoded by the coding sequence ATGACAAACGAAGGTAATCCGGATGGCCGCTCAATGGACCATCTGAATCATGTCAATATAAGCGAGCAGCAATTTCTGGAGACGTATGACGCTGGCGATTATGATCGCCCCTCTGTGACGGTGGATATGCTCGTATTCACCATAAGGAGTGAAGCTCAGTCCAATTACCGCAAGCTTGCCGAGCCAGCACTACAGCTGCTGCTGATTCGCCGCGGTGGCCATCCTTATATGGGCAAGTGGGCATTGCCAGGTGGATTCGTGTCGATGCAGGAATCCCTGGAAGATGCAGCACGCCGCGAACTGGTTACGGAGACCGGGCTGGTTGACATCTATCTGGAACAGTTGTACACGTGGGGCGATGTGCACCGCGATCCTCGTACGAGGGTGATCAGCTGCTCCTATATGGCACTTGTTGATAGCAGTGAGCTTGAGCTGGAAGCAGGCGATGATGCGAGTGATGCAGACTGGTTCAGGGTGGAACAGCGCCTCCTTGAGGAGGAACGTCATATTCATGAACGAGGTCGTACGACGGAACGAAGAGTGCAGCTGACATTATCGAACGGAACAGAGGAGCTATCGGCTGTCATTGAGGTGAAGGAAGCCGTGGAAGCCAGCGTGCGAAGCAGCAGCATGACCGTAACGGAAGTGGAGGGAATAGCGTTTGACCATGCCAAGATCATGTATTATGCGCTGGAACGTTTACGATCCAAAGTGGAATATACGGATATTGCCTTCAATCTGATGCCGGAGACATTTACGCTGACTGCACTGCAGAAGGTATACGAGATTATTAGTGGGAAGAAGCTGCTGGCTGCCGCTTTCCGGCGCAAAATCGCCGATTGGGTAATAGAAACCGGAGAGTTTACAGGCAATGCAGGACATCGTCCTTCCCGCTTGTACAGACTGAACCCGGAGCGTATGACAACATAA
- a CDS encoding DUF418 domain-containing protein: MKRIVLLDVLRGFAIIGTLGTNIWIFAYLGDLNQMFGDPLQPWWSSGDRAMQTMMLMLVNGKFLGLLTLLFGAGMELKRQKALREGYVWPGVYIWTCVLLLIDGLLHYTLVMEYDVLMSYAITGIIVSFIINRSRRFILIVMGIMGSIHLIGVGGITALLALSETGSAFNGMDTITQLYASGTWWEQILFRLNNFAFFRTESIAIIPLNIFLFLLGSLLMRADVFSDQASGRQRRRKLMKFGLGAGIPLNLLLLVPGGIMDLFVRYISAPILTLGYLGLIAYVLEKNMLAGLFRRFAEIGKMALSCYIMQNILASALFYGWGLGLGGSPSSLVILLSWAGICVLMMVFSHVWLRRFTLGPVEWLWRKLSISPAVKPQSRTEPM, translated from the coding sequence ATGAAAAGAATCGTGTTATTGGATGTTCTCAGGGGATTTGCGATTATCGGTACACTGGGGACGAATATTTGGATCTTTGCTTATCTGGGCGATTTGAACCAAATGTTTGGCGATCCGCTTCAGCCGTGGTGGTCCTCAGGTGACCGTGCAATGCAAACAATGATGCTTATGCTGGTAAACGGAAAATTTCTCGGACTGCTTACCCTTCTCTTCGGGGCAGGCATGGAATTAAAGCGGCAAAAAGCGCTTCGGGAGGGATATGTCTGGCCTGGTGTTTACATATGGACATGTGTGCTGCTGCTCATCGATGGATTGCTGCACTACACGTTGGTCATGGAATATGATGTGCTGATGAGTTACGCGATTACAGGCATCATCGTGTCCTTCATCATTAACCGTTCCCGCCGCTTTATCCTGATCGTGATGGGGATCATGGGGAGTATACACCTCATTGGAGTGGGCGGAATCACAGCATTGTTGGCACTTTCAGAGACCGGTTCCGCCTTTAATGGCATGGATACCATTACCCAGCTATATGCCTCCGGCACATGGTGGGAGCAGATCCTGTTCCGGCTGAACAACTTTGCTTTCTTTCGAACAGAATCCATCGCCATCATCCCGCTGAATATATTTCTGTTCTTGCTTGGTTCCCTGCTCATGCGTGCGGACGTATTTTCAGACCAAGCATCTGGGCGCCAGAGACGCCGCAAATTAATGAAGTTCGGGCTGGGCGCCGGCATTCCTCTGAATCTGCTCCTGCTGGTGCCGGGAGGAATCATGGACTTGTTTGTTCGTTACATCAGTGCACCGATCCTCACGCTTGGCTATCTTGGGCTGATTGCTTACGTGCTGGAAAAGAACATGCTCGCCGGCCTCTTTAGGCGTTTCGCGGAGATCGGCAAGATGGCCCTAAGCTGTTATATTATGCAAAACATTCTGGCGTCTGCCCTGTTTTACGGATGGGGCCTGGGACTTGGCGGTTCTCCATCCTCGCTTGTGATCCTGTTATCGTGGGCCGGCATCTGTGTCCTGATGATGGTATTCTCCCATGTATGGCTTCGCAGATTTACGCTCGGTCCGGTCGAGTGGCTATGGCGCAAGCTCTCCATCTCTCCTGCAGTCAAGCCACAGTCACGGACTGAACCGATGTAA
- a CDS encoding MarR family winged helix-turn-helix transcriptional regulator, whose protein sequence is MNSPRNERLLLGQLSELVKLHRYKVHEKLVNHPELYPGQPPLLFQLDREDGQTQKSLAEQLRRAPATVTVMLKRMEASGYVRREADPNDLRSLRVYLTNQGRSALKDLREVFQELEHQAQEGFTPEETQLMSALAQRMIHNLRES, encoded by the coding sequence ATGAATTCACCCCGCAATGAACGGCTGCTGCTCGGGCAGTTATCCGAACTTGTGAAGCTGCATCGTTATAAAGTTCATGAGAAGCTGGTTAACCACCCCGAGCTGTACCCCGGACAACCGCCATTGCTGTTCCAGCTTGATCGTGAAGATGGTCAAACCCAGAAAAGTCTGGCCGAGCAGCTTCGCCGTGCTCCTGCAACCGTTACGGTCATGCTGAAACGAATGGAAGCATCGGGATATGTAAGGCGTGAAGCCGATCCGAATGACCTCCGCAGTCTGCGTGTCTATTTGACCAACCAGGGCCGGAGCGCGCTCAAGGATTTGAGAGAGGTCTTTCAGGAACTGGAGCACCAGGCTCAGGAAGGATTTACACCAGAAGAAACACAGCTCATGTCAGCGCTTGCACAGCGCATGATTCACAACCTTCGTGAATCCTGA
- a CDS encoding ABC transporter ATP-binding protein, which yields MWTLKRYLTPYKSAAILAPLLMVLEVAMDLLQPKLMSSIVDDGVLAGDLPHIVRTGLFMLLFALIGWVGGAGCTLFSSKASVGYGTDLRQELFDHIQTFSFRNLDTFQEGSLITRLTSDITQMQTFVQMLLRMFIRSPMLIIGSIIMAFTISIKLALILLMTVPVLFVILYILISASYPLFASVQNKLDQVNAVLQENLAGIRVVKAFARAGTEKKRFDQSNEDYTGTAVKAWRIVTLNAPVLSLMLNATIVAVLWFGGFQVVGGDIAAGDLIAFINYVTVVLSSLTSIGMMMMSYSRAKVSAARINEVLHTEPDIQSGHELHTEKALPNQVLQVHSNPAFTTTGRAGEVEFRNVTFRYDGEDVLTRINLTARTGEKVAIIGSTGSGKTSLVQLIPRLYDASLGEVLVGGINVRNWDLQLLRSRVSIVLQESILFSGSIRDNIGFGRPDATDTEIRAAAQAAAADEFIMKLKDGYDTELGQRGVNLSGGQKQRISIARALLMRPEVLILDDSTSAVDLRTEASIQRALHSLMKDSTTFLIAQRISSVKDADCIYVLDEGKIVARGTHDELMANSTHYQSIYDSQQRKEDVQFG from the coding sequence TTGTGGACATTAAAACGCTATTTGACGCCTTATAAGTCAGCCGCCATACTCGCTCCACTGCTCATGGTGCTGGAGGTGGCCATGGACCTGCTTCAGCCGAAGCTGATGTCCAGCATTGTGGATGACGGCGTGCTTGCAGGGGACCTGCCCCATATTGTACGCACAGGACTGTTCATGCTTTTGTTTGCCCTCATTGGCTGGGTTGGCGGGGCAGGCTGTACACTTTTCTCAAGCAAGGCATCTGTTGGCTATGGCACCGATCTGCGTCAGGAGCTGTTCGACCATATTCAAACCTTTTCCTTCCGCAATCTGGACACGTTCCAGGAAGGATCACTCATCACGCGTCTAACGAGCGATATTACCCAGATGCAGACATTTGTGCAGATGCTGCTGCGCATGTTCATCAGGTCGCCGATGCTGATCATCGGCAGCATTATTATGGCATTTACAATCAGTATCAAGCTGGCGCTGATTCTCCTGATGACTGTACCCGTTCTTTTTGTCATTCTGTATATCCTCATATCCGCTTCCTACCCGCTGTTTGCCAGCGTGCAGAACAAGCTGGATCAAGTCAATGCCGTTCTGCAGGAAAATCTCGCTGGTATTCGTGTCGTCAAGGCTTTTGCACGTGCGGGTACAGAGAAAAAGCGTTTCGATCAATCGAATGAGGATTATACGGGGACAGCGGTAAAGGCCTGGCGCATCGTTACGCTGAATGCACCTGTACTCAGCTTGATGCTGAATGCGACGATTGTGGCCGTATTGTGGTTTGGAGGGTTTCAGGTCGTAGGAGGCGATATTGCAGCCGGTGATCTGATTGCTTTTATCAACTATGTAACAGTAGTGCTCTCCTCCCTCACCTCCATCGGCATGATGATGATGAGTTACTCCCGGGCCAAGGTGTCTGCTGCCCGGATCAACGAGGTTCTGCATACCGAGCCGGACATTCAGTCAGGTCATGAGCTTCACACTGAAAAGGCATTGCCGAATCAGGTGCTTCAGGTCCACTCCAATCCGGCATTCACAACCACTGGCAGAGCAGGTGAAGTGGAATTCCGGAATGTCACTTTTCGTTATGACGGGGAAGATGTCCTCACGAGGATTAATCTTACTGCGCGGACGGGGGAAAAAGTGGCTATAATCGGTTCCACCGGCTCAGGCAAGACATCACTTGTGCAGCTGATCCCCCGCCTATACGATGCCTCGCTCGGTGAAGTACTTGTTGGTGGCATTAATGTGCGGAACTGGGATCTTCAGCTGCTTCGCAGCCGGGTGTCCATTGTATTGCAGGAATCCATTCTGTTCAGCGGCAGCATTCGGGATAATATTGGCTTCGGCAGACCGGATGCCACGGATACTGAGATCCGTGCGGCGGCACAGGCAGCGGCAGCGGATGAATTTATCATGAAGCTGAAAGATGGATACGACACGGAGCTCGGACAGCGGGGAGTTAATCTCTCCGGCGGACAGAAACAGCGTATATCCATTGCACGTGCCCTGCTCATGCGGCCGGAGGTTCTTATTTTGGATGACAGTACCAGTGCAGTCGATTTGCGAACCGAAGCCAGCATTCAGAGAGCACTGCATTCCCTGATGAAAGACAGTACAACCTTTTTGATCGCACAGCGCATTTCTTCGGTGAAGGATGCAGACTGCATTTACGTGCTTGATGAGGGGAAAATCGTGGCAAGGGGTACACATGACGAACTCATGGCCAACTCCACACACTATCAATCCATTTATGATTCACAACAACGGAAGGAGGATGTTCAATTTGGCTAA
- a CDS encoding ABC transporter ATP-binding protein produces the protein MFNLAKPASSSTQPPVVPPIGRPGPSRGPVPKVRAKNAKHAIIRVWSYMGRHRKGVILALILTALGTLLNLAGPYLLGRAVNEHIVPKVTDGLMKDCLLLLTVYVLSSLMMWGQSYVMIGVSQLTVKDLRQALFSRLQQLPISFFDKNQSGDLMSRATNDIDNVSTTLNQSVTQLMSSAILLVGSLSIMLALDIRLTLLSLVTVPLITIATKLIASRTRKHFSAQQKLLGELNGYAQETIAGQKVVAAYNRQDQAHKHFINLNEKLRTASTQAQTVSGLVGPTMNVMNNIGFAILAAVGGWMAYHDMTSIGLIVSFLAYSRQIERPLNDLANQYNLIQAAIAGAERVFQIMDTPSEYEEKQAKQLDHIQGKVVFDKVSFGYNSDREILKNVSFTAQPGEMIALVGPTGAGKTTIINLLPRFYEITGGSITIDGTDISELEKDHLRRGLGIVLQDAYLFSGTIRDNIAYGKPDATDKQIRQAAELANAHSFIRKLSQGYDTPIIAGGSNLSQGQRQLLTIARAILADPAILILDEATSSIDTRTEMQIQEAMRTLMKDRTSFVIAHRLSTIREADQILVIDSGQIAERGNHEDLMQQKGFYYQLHQGQLN, from the coding sequence ATGTTCAATTTGGCTAAACCTGCATCTTCCTCCACGCAGCCACCTGTCGTTCCTCCCATCGGAAGACCTGGACCGAGCCGAGGGCCTGTCCCAAAAGTAAGAGCCAAAAATGCCAAACACGCTATCATCCGAGTATGGTCTTACATGGGACGCCATCGCAAAGGGGTTATCCTGGCTCTGATCCTTACCGCTCTGGGAACGCTGCTTAATCTCGCGGGACCCTACCTTCTCGGCCGTGCCGTCAATGAGCATATCGTTCCAAAAGTGACAGACGGTCTTATGAAGGACTGCCTCCTGTTACTGACGGTATACGTCCTGAGTTCGCTAATGATGTGGGGGCAGTCTTATGTCATGATCGGCGTATCCCAATTGACGGTGAAGGATTTGCGGCAGGCTTTGTTCTCCAGGCTGCAGCAGCTGCCCATAAGCTTTTTTGACAAAAATCAAAGCGGGGATCTGATGAGCCGGGCTACCAATGATATCGATAACGTGTCCACTACGCTGAATCAGAGCGTGACTCAATTGATGTCCAGTGCAATCCTTCTTGTCGGTTCCCTTTCAATCATGCTTGCCCTGGATATCCGGCTGACACTTCTCAGTCTGGTGACGGTGCCGTTAATCACGATTGCCACCAAGCTGATCGCATCCAGAACACGCAAACATTTCTCTGCTCAGCAGAAGCTGCTCGGTGAGCTGAATGGTTATGCACAGGAAACGATCGCCGGACAAAAGGTGGTTGCCGCCTATAACCGTCAGGATCAGGCGCACAAACATTTTATAAACCTGAATGAAAAGCTGCGTACAGCCAGTACACAGGCGCAGACCGTATCCGGTCTGGTTGGGCCTACGATGAACGTCATGAACAACATCGGATTTGCCATTCTCGCCGCAGTGGGCGGATGGATGGCCTACCACGACATGACGTCCATCGGACTGATTGTAAGCTTTCTCGCTTATTCCCGGCAGATTGAGCGGCCCCTCAACGATCTTGCGAACCAATACAACCTGATTCAGGCAGCCATCGCAGGTGCTGAGCGTGTATTTCAGATTATGGATACGCCAAGTGAATACGAGGAGAAGCAAGCCAAGCAGCTGGACCACATTCAAGGCAAAGTTGTTTTTGACAAGGTATCTTTTGGATACAATTCCGACAGAGAGATATTGAAAAATGTCAGCTTCACCGCGCAGCCTGGCGAGATGATTGCCCTCGTTGGACCAACAGGTGCCGGCAAAACAACCATTATCAACTTACTTCCCCGCTTCTATGAAATTACCGGCGGAAGCATTACCATTGATGGCACGGACATCTCCGAGCTGGAGAAGGATCACCTCCGGCGCGGACTAGGCATCGTGCTGCAGGATGCCTACCTGTTCTCGGGAACCATTCGTGACAATATTGCCTATGGCAAGCCGGATGCGACAGATAAGCAGATCAGGCAGGCCGCTGAACTGGCCAATGCCCATTCATTCATTCGCAAGCTGTCCCAAGGTTACGACACCCCCATTATTGCGGGCGGAAGCAATCTTAGCCAAGGACAGCGGCAATTGCTGACCATCGCAAGAGCTATTCTCGCCGATCCGGCTATTCTTATTTTGGATGAGGCAACGAGCAGTATCGATACCCGTACAGAAATGCAGATTCAGGAGGCGATGCGCACGTTGATGAAGGATCGGACCAGCTTCGTCATTGCCCACAGACTGAGTACGATCCGGGAAGCGGATCAGATACTGGTTATCGATTCAGGCCAGATTGCCGAGCGAGGTAACCACGAGGATCTCATGCAGCAAAAAGGGTTTTATTATCAACTTCATCAAGGTCAGCTAAACTAA
- the lpxA gene encoding acyl-ACP--UDP-N-acetylglucosamine O-acyltransferase, with the protein MIHQSAMIHPTVVIGNNVEVGPFSIIEENSKIGNGCRIGSHVIIGSNTILGENNYISHGAIIGSDPQDKSYQGEESYLIIGDNNTVREYVTICKGTSKGDCFTRVGSNNFIMNYAHIAHDVWMGDHNVIVNNVQIGGHVKIEDYITFGCGSGVHQSCNIGRFAMIGAGSKVSQDIVPYSLADGPRSYIYGINIIGLRRNGFTNEEISTIKKINTILFRQKRTLDQSIEAINNLPPSEFKEHTLNFLNKSTRGIVRMKR; encoded by the coding sequence ATGATACATCAATCAGCCATGATTCATCCTACGGTAGTAATTGGGAACAATGTCGAAGTCGGACCCTTCAGTATTATTGAAGAAAATTCAAAGATAGGTAACGGGTGTAGGATTGGAAGTCACGTTATCATAGGGTCTAACACGATATTGGGAGAGAATAACTATATTTCACATGGTGCGATTATCGGTTCAGATCCACAAGATAAAAGTTACCAAGGCGAAGAATCATATCTCATTATTGGAGATAATAATACCGTAAGAGAGTATGTCACCATATGTAAAGGCACATCAAAAGGAGACTGTTTCACGAGAGTAGGAAGTAACAACTTTATTATGAATTATGCTCATATCGCACATGATGTATGGATGGGAGATCATAACGTCATCGTCAATAATGTGCAAATTGGCGGACATGTTAAAATTGAAGACTATATTACTTTTGGTTGTGGTTCTGGTGTACATCAATCATGTAACATCGGAAGATTTGCAATGATTGGGGCGGGAAGTAAAGTTTCACAAGATATTGTTCCATATTCTTTAGCAGATGGTCCACGTTCGTACATATATGGTATTAATATCATTGGTCTAAGAAGAAATGGATTTACAAATGAAGAAATAAGCACGATAAAAAAGATTAATACCATTTTATTTCGCCAAAAGCGAACTCTCGATCAATCTATTGAAGCAATAAACAACTTACCTCCTTCTGAATTTAAGGAACACACATTGAATTTTTTAAATAAATCTACACGTGGAATTGTACGAATGAAGCGATAA